The following proteins come from a genomic window of Oncorhynchus masou masou isolate Uvic2021 chromosome 25, UVic_Omas_1.1, whole genome shotgun sequence:
- the LOC135513599 gene encoding tenascin-like → MKGLLLGCVTVAVLLQLSSTGLVKKIIRHRRETLREPSKNMTLPHPDQPVVFNHVYNINVPSSSLCSVNMESPEGTKVKPKRSPVQSVMQGMENKDHTMNGENQIVFTHRINIPKQACGCDNHMPDMKDIFSRLEMLESELSSLREQCGSGAGCCGAQVTGEVATKPYCNGRGNFSTETCSCVCEPGWKGPNCTESECPNFCQDQGRCVDGKCVCFEGFHGDDCSMEPCQEDCGDNGECINAMCICEDGFTGNDCSQTNCLNNCLGRGRCVDDECVCDEPWMGYDCSELICPNDCYDRGRCVNGTCFCEEGFTGDDCGELTCPSNCNNRGMCVHGQCVCHSGYSGEDCSKLTCPNDCTEKGHCFNGRCICDPGFEGVDCSILSCPDNCSNRGQCVNGECVCNVGFEGDDCSEISCPMKCLNRGRCLNGQCVCSKGFSGDDCSTKTCPKDCLGRGECVDGTCVCFIGFTGKDCSELTCPNKCLNRGHCVNGQCVCNKGFAGEDCSEKTCPKNCLERGYCVDGTCVCFEGFQGLDCSVLTCPGDCEDQGRCMDGVCLCHEGFIGEDCSGVSPPKDLTVQEVTPETVDLSWANEMQVAEYLVTYVPTALGGLELDMRVHGDQKNATISELEPGVEYLISVFAVLSNKRSVPVSARVATHLPKPEGLKFTSVRETAVEVQWDPLNIPFDGWNLIFRNTVSCQQ, encoded by the exons ATGAAAGGCCTGCTCCTAGGCTGTGTGACCGTGGCTGTGCTGCTTCAACTCTCCAGCACCGGCCTGGTCAAGAAGATCATCCGCCACCGCAGAGAGACCCTGAGAGAACCCTCTAAGAACATGACCCTGCCccaccctgaccaaccagtgGTCTTCAACCACGTCTACAACATCAACGTCCCCTCCAGCTCCCTGTGTTCCGTAAACATGGAGAGCCCAGAAGGAACCAAGGTCAAGCCTAAACGAAGTCCAGTCCAGTCGGTCATGCAGGGCATGGAGAACAAGGACCACACGATGAACGGAGAGAACCAGATCGTGTTCACCCACCGCATCAACATCCCCAAGCAGGCATGTGGCTGTGACAACCACATGCCTGATATGAAGGACATCTTTAGCAGACTGGAGATGCTGGAGTCTGAGCTGTCCAGCCTCAGAGAACAGTGTGGCAGTGGAGCCGGTTGCTGTGGAGCCCAGGTTACAG GTGAGGTGGCCACCAAGCCTTACTGTAACGGCCGTGGTAACTTCAGCACTGAGacctgcagctgtgtgtgtgagcccGGCTGGAAGGGACCCAACTGCACCGAGTCTGAGTGCCCCAACTTCTGCCAAGACCAGGGACGCTGCGTCGATGGAAAGTGTGTCTGCTTCGAGGGCTTCCACGGAGACGACTGCAGCATGGAGCCATGTCAGGAGGACTGTGGGGACAACGGGGAGTGCATCAACGCCATGTGTATCTGTGAGGACGGCTTCACTGGGAACGACTGCTCCCAGACCAACTGCCTGAACAACTGCCTGGGACGCGGCCGTTGTGTAGacgatgagtgtgtgtgtgatgagccGTGGATGGGCTACGACTGCTCCGAGCTCATCTGCCCCAACGACTGCTACGACCGCGGCCGCTGCGTCAACGGAACCTGCTTCTGTGAGGAGGGCTTCACCGGGGACGACTGTGGGGAGCTCACCTGCCCCAGCAACTGTAACAACCGTGGGATGTGTGTCCACGGCCAATGTGTGTGTCACTCTGGCTACAGCGGCGAAGACTGCTCCAAGCTCACCTGCCCCAACGATTGTACTGAGAAAGGCCATTGCTTCAACGGGAGATGCATCTGCGACCCAGGCTTCGAGGGAGTGGACTGTTCCATCCTGTCTTGCCCAGACAACTGCAGCAACAGAGGCCAGTGTGTCAATGGAGAGTGTGTCTGCAATGTAGGATTTGAGGGTGACGACTGCTCTGAAATCTCCTGCCCCATGAAGTGTCTGAACCGAGGCCGCTGTCTGAATGGACAGTGTGTGTGCAGTAAAGGCTTCTCCGGGGACGACTGCAGCACCAAGACCTGCCCCAAAGACTGCCTGGGACGCGGAGAGTGTGTTGACGGCACGTGCGTGTGCTTCATTGGCTTCACGGGCAAAGACTGCAGCGAGTTGACTTGTCCCAACAAATGTCTGAACCGTGGGCACTGTGTTAACGGCCAGTGTGTGTGCAACAAAGGCTTTGCTGGGGAGGACTGCAGTGAGAAGACATGTCCCAAAAACTGCCTGGAGAGGGGCTACTGCGTGGACGGGACGTGTGTTTGCTTCGAGGGATTCCAGGGCCTGGACTGCTCTGTGCTGACCTGTCCAGGAGACTGTGAGGACCAGGGGAGATGTATGGatggagtgtgtctgtgtcatGAAGGTTTCATCGGAGAGGACTGCTCTGGGG TGTCTCCACCCAAGGACCTGACAGTGCAGGAGGTCACCCCAGAGACAGTGGACTTGTCCTGGGCTAACGAGATGCAGGTGGCAGAGTACCTGGTCACCTATGTGCCCACCGCCCTTGGAGGCCTGGAGCTGGACATGCGTGTGCATGGGGATCAGAAGAACGCCACCATCAGTGAGCTGGAGCCTGGTGTGGAGTATCTGATCAGTGTCTTCGCAGTCCTCAGCAACAAGAGGAGTGTCCCTGTCAGTGCCAGAGTGGCAACAC ATCTCCCTAAGCCCGAGGGACTCAAGTTCACATCAGTGAGGGAGACTGCAGTAGAGGTTCAGTGGGACCCCCTGAACATCCCCTTTGATGGCTGGAACCTCATCTTCAGAAACACTGTAAGTTGTCAGCAGTAG